The Pseudofrankia sp. DC12 region TGCCCGACGGGCAGGCGCTGGCCAAGGCCCGCGAGATCGCCGACCGGATCGCGCGCAACGGCCCGCTCGCGGTCCGGGCCATCCTCGCGACCCTGCGCGAGACGGAGACACTGCCCGAGGCGGAGGCCTTCGGCATCGAGGAGCGCCAGGGCGGCGCGGTCATGCGCTCGAAGGACGCCATGGAGGGCCCGGTCGCCTTCCTGGAGAAGCGCGAGCCCGTCTTCACGGGTAGCTAGCCCTGGAGGGAAAGGGGAGTCCGGATGCTGAGCGTCTTCTGTTTCGACCGGCTGGCCGTGACCGTCAGGGACCTGTACTTCGTCGATCCGGACCCCGCTCCCGGTCAGGAGGGGCCCGAGCGCGGGGTGCGCGTGGAGCTGCGGCTCGTCGAGCCCCAGCCGTGGCGCGGGTCGATCTACGCCTCGCAGCGGATCGTCGTCGACACGTCGCTGCTGCGGGTCGACCTGCTGGAGTCGGTGGCGCGCGGCCCAGGCAGCCGCGACCGGGTGCATCACCATCCGGTGGTGACCGACAACGAGCCGGGTAGCCGGGTCTTCGACCGCGCGCTGACCGACGACCCGCTGGCCTGGCTGCGCGGCCGGCTGGCCGACCCGATGGCGCTGCTCGCTGCGGCGGGGGTCGACGACCTGGCCGGCTACCAGGAGTCCGCCGGCGAACTGACGCTGTCATTGCCCCAGGTCGTCGAAGCGGTCGCCAGCAGCCTCGAACGGGTCCGTGCCGGCGAGCTGGCCCTCACCCGGACCCGGGGCACCTGAACACGAGCGCTCGAAATAGAACGCATTCTACGATCGTAGGGTGGACGAGCCCCGGCCGGCGCGAGCCGGGCCGCCCGCTCGAGGCACCGCGGTCCTCCGTCGCTTCACTCGCCGCACTCACAGGCGGCGGGTCAGCCGGAAGGACTTGATCGAGAAGCCGTTGCGGACGTACAGCCGGTGAGCGTCGTAACGGTGGGTGCCGGCGTCGAGGTGGACCTGGACGCAGTGGTGGAACCGCGCCTCGCGCTCCAGCCAGGCCAGCAGGCGGGAGGCATGGCCCTGGCCCCGGGCGGCGGGCACGGTCGAGAGGTCGTCAACGACCAGCACCCGGCCGTGGGCCAGCATGTGCTGCAGGCGGAAGCCGGCCGCGGCGACGACCCGGCCCGAGGCCGCGTCCCAGGACCCGACCAGCCGGTAGCCCTGGGGCCGCTGCACCTCGTTGACGAGCCGGACGAACCCGGCCGAGGTCAGGTGCGGGCGCAGTTGGCGCATCGCGTCGTACGCCTTCTCGGTCCCGTCCGCTCCCAGCTCCTCGATCTTCACGTTTCGTATTCTGCCAGTTGCAAGGCGTGATGGAAGGGTTGGCCCACGCAAGGCCGCCTTGTCGCGACCCGTCCGCTCGGCCGCCGACCTGTGGTCCCGGTCCGCCCCCGCGGGCCTGCCGGGCCAGCCGGCCGGTCAGATTCCGTGGGCCTGCAGCCACATCTCCAGCAGGCCGACCTGCCAGAGCGAGTTCGCACCGAGGTTGGTGCGCAGGTCGTTCGGCGCGTCGAGGGCCGCCGCCACCCACTCCGGCCGGTAGAGGCCCCGCTCGCGCGCGGCCGGGTCATGCAGCGCGGCCGCCACCCGCTCAAGGATCGGGCCCGACAGGTGGCGGATGGCCGGCACCGGGAAGTAGCCCTTGGGACGGTCGATCACCTCGTCCGGCAGCAGGGTGCGGCTGATGTCCTTGAGCACTCCCTTCCCGCCGGAGGCGAGCTTGTACTCCGGCGGGCAGGCGGCCGCGAGCTCGACCAGCTCATGGTCGAGGAACGGCGTGCGGGCTTCCAGCCCCGCGGCCATCGTCATGTTGTCGACCCGCTTCACCGGGTCGTCGACCAGCATGATCGTCGAGTCGATCCGCAGCGCCGCGTCGACGGTGGTCTCGGCGCCGGGGTGGTCGAAGTGCTCGGCGACGAAGTGCCGGCTCGCGTCGCCCTCGATCAGGTGGTCGGCCGCGATGATGGCGGCCAGGTCGCCGTGGGCCCGGTCGGCGAAGACCCGCAGATAGGCGTCGACGGCCTGGTCGCGGGGCACCGCGTCGAGCGGGCTGTACCAGGAGTAGCCGGCGAACACCTCGTCGGCGCCCTGCCCGGACTGCACCACGGTCACGTCCCGGGCGACCTCCTGGGACAGCAGGTAGAACGCGACGCAGTCGTGGCTGACCATCGGCTCGCTCATCGCGTCGATGGCCGCGTCGACCGCGGGCGTCAACGCCTCGGTCGGGACCAGGATCTGGTGGTGGTCGGTGCCGAAGTGCTTGGCGACCAGGTCGGAGTAGTGGAACTCGTCGCCCGTCTCGCCGCCGGCGGCCTCGAAGCCGACGCTGAACGTGGCCAGGCCCGCCTGCCCGGCCCGCGCGAGCAGAGCGACGATCATGCTGGAGTCCAGCCCGCCGGACAGCAGCACGCCGACCGGCACGTCGGCGACCATCCGGCGGCGGACCGCGACGCGCAGCCTCTCCGCGACGGCGTCGCGCCAGTCGAGCGCCGTCCAGCCGGCCTGCTCGGGGCGGCGGGTGAAGTCGGGCCGCCAGTAGACCTTGTCCGTGCTGGTCCCGTCCGGCTCGATCACGCGGACCGTCGCCTGGGGCAGCTTGCGCACTCCGCGCAGGATCGTGCGGGGCGGCGGGACGATCGCGTGGAACGACAGGTAGTGGTGCAACGCGACCAGGTCGAGCTCGGTGTCCACCCCGCCGCCGGCGAGCAGCGCGGGCAGGGTCGAGGCGAACCGGATCCGGTGGGCGTCGGCGCTGACGTAGAGCGGCTTGATGCCGAGACGGTCCCGGGCGAGCACGAGGCGGCCGCTGTCGCGCTCGTGCACGGCGATCGCGAACATCCCGGCGAAGTGGTCGACGAAGCCGGTCCCCCACCGGTGGTAGGCCTTGAGCACGACCTCGGTGTCCGAGCCGGAGAAGAACCGGTAGCCGGCGGCGGTCAGCTCGTCGCGCAGCTCCTGGTAGTTGTAGACGCAGCCGTTGAACACGACCGTGAGGCCGAGCTCGGGGTCGGTCATCGGCTGCGCGCCCCGCTCGGACAGGTCGATGATCTTCAGACGACGGTGGCCGAGCGCCACCGGGCCGGCCGAGAAGAGGCCGACGCCGTCCGGGCCGCGCCGCTCCAGCGCCGCCGTCATCCTGGCGACCGCCACGACGTCAGCCGGCTGGCCGTCCAGCCGCAGCTCCCCGCTCAGCCCACACATGTCCGCTCCTGTCAGCTGATTTGCGTCGGATCGGGAACACGCCTTTTCCTCCGTTGTGCCCCGGATCGGGCCGGACATTCCGGGCGAGGTCAGCTCCGCAGCAGCCAGGTGTCCTTGCACCCGCCGCCGCGGGACGAGTTCACGACGAGGCTGCCGGCCGGTGCGACGCGGCTGAACGCGGCCGGCGCCACCAGCATCTGCTCGCCCTGGTAGACGAAGGCGCGCAGGTCGACGGCGCGCGGTTCCAGCCGGCTGGCGCCCGCGCCGGCCGCCGAGGGGTCGGCCGACTCGGCCGACTCGGCGGCCCAGGTCGGATGAGTGGACAGCGCGACCACCTCCTGCCCGATCCAGCGCCGCGGCTCGGCGAGAAGCTGTTCGCGCGCCGCCGTCAGCTCGTGCGGCGCGGCGCGGGGGCCGATCAGCACGCCAGCGCCACCGTAGCCGTCGACCGGTTTGACGACCAGCTCGTCGAGGTGAGCCAGCACGTGGTCGAGCTGCTCCGGGTCGCCGCAGACATAGGTCGGGACGTCGTCGAGCACGGGCTGCTCGCCCAGGTAGTACGGGATCAGCCGGTTGACATGGGCGTAGACCACCTTGTCGTCGGCGACGCCGTTGCCCGGGGCGTTGGCCAGGCTCACGGTCTCGGCGGCGAGCGCGGCGGCGAGCGGGGGGCCGAGCGGCCCGCCGTCGGCGCCGAGGGCGGCGAACAGGTCGTCGTCGTCGATCCGCCGGTAGAGCACGTCGACCGGACGCGGCGCGCCGCCGGCCGGGTCGAGGTAGCGGACGGCGCCGTCACCGACGACGAGCTCGTGCGGCTCGACCAGCGGCACGACCATCTGCTCGGCCAGGAACTGGTGCTCGAAGTAGGCGGAGTCCTCCGGCCCGCTGGTCAGCACGGCGACCGCCGGCACACCGTGGCTGTCGCGGCCGCGGGCATGGGCGGGCGCCGCGGCCACGAGCGCGGCGTGCAGCAGCGCCGGCACCGCGTCGAGGCCGAGAATCCCCGGCCGGACGGACAGCTCGGGCAACGCGGCACGGGTGAGCCAGCGGGCGGCGACCGCGTAGGCGGCGCCGGAGGGAATCCGCAGGTTGTCCTCGAGCACGAGCCACCGGCCGTCGCCGCCGCGGACCAGGTCGATGCCGCTGACCGTGGCCCGGATGGCGCCCGCGGGGACGGCATGCCCCCAGTGGCGCAGCCCCGGCGACGCCGGGACCGCCCAGGCGGGCACGATTCCGTCGGCGACGGCGTGCCCGTCGGCGTACACGTCCCGCAGGAAGGCCTCCAGCGCCCGGACCCGCTGGACCAGGCCGGTGCCGATCATGGCCCAGTCGGCGGCGTCGACGATCCGCGGCACCAGGTCGATCGGGAGCGGCCGGCTCTCCTGCTCGCCAGCGACGCGGAAGACCATGCCCTGGGCGGTCTGGGTGGCCCGGCGGGTGGCGGCCCGCTCGTCGAGCGCCGCCGGGCCGATCCGCTCCAGGGCGCGCAGCACCCCTCGGTAGGACGGGCGGACCAGGCCGCGGGCGTCCAGGGACTCGTCGTAGCCGTCGGGCTGGAAGTCCTGCCGGCCCTGGTAGCCCGACAGCAGCGTCGGCGCCACCCGTTCGGCCCGGGCCAGCGCGGTCGAGTCACTGGTCGCCGGGCCTGTCGCGGGCGTCGAGGCGGGCGGGCCGGGCTCGGCCGCCCGGGTGCGGGCGAGCAGCAGGTCGGCGGCGTCCGTCAGCAGGCCGCGGCGCAGGAAAGCCCGGCGGGCCGCGGCCGCGGCGCTGCCGCGCTGGACCGCCTGGTCGGCCAGCTCGGTGAGCAGCTCCCAGTCTCCCGCGGCCTCCAGCTGGGGGCGGATCTCGGCGAGCAGCCGGCCCAGCAGGTCCTCGGCCGGCACTGGCCCCGCGCCGCCGCCGGACGGCTCGACGAGGTCGCCCTCCAGCCCGGAGCGGGCGGCCCGCCAGGTCGCGGCCCGCAGCAGTTCGGCGCGCGGCAGCGCGGTGGCCGCACCCGCCTCGATCGCGGCGACCGAGTGGCTCACCAGGCCCCGGAACAGGCCGGCGATCAGCACGACCGTGTCGACGTCCGGGCAGGCGTCACAGACACGCAGCTCGACGGTCGGCAGGTGGGCCGACGGACGGATGTCGAAGTACACCATCCCGAGGTCGCTGATCACCCCGGACTTGACCAGGTCGGCGACCAGCTGGTCGTACTCGGCCGCGGTCTCGAACCGGCCGGTCACCCCGGCGGTCGGCCAGCGCTGCCAGACCATCGTGCGCATGCTGGCGTAGCC contains the following coding sequences:
- a CDS encoding GNAT family N-acetyltransferase; this translates as MKIEELGADGTEKAYDAMRQLRPHLTSAGFVRLVNEVQRPQGYRLVGSWDAASGRVVAAAGFRLQHMLAHGRVLVVDDLSTVPAARGQGHASRLLAWLEREARFHHCVQVHLDAGTHRYDAHRLYVRNGFSIKSFRLTRRL
- a CDS encoding N-acetylglutaminylglutamine amidotransferase codes for the protein MCGLSGELRLDGQPADVVAVARMTAALERRGPDGVGLFSAGPVALGHRRLKIIDLSERGAQPMTDPELGLTVVFNGCVYNYQELRDELTAAGYRFFSGSDTEVVLKAYHRWGTGFVDHFAGMFAIAVHERDSGRLVLARDRLGIKPLYVSADAHRIRFASTLPALLAGGGVDTELDLVALHHYLSFHAIVPPPRTILRGVRKLPQATVRVIEPDGTSTDKVYWRPDFTRRPEQAGWTALDWRDAVAERLRVAVRRRMVADVPVGVLLSGGLDSSMIVALLARAGQAGLATFSVGFEAAGGETGDEFHYSDLVAKHFGTDHHQILVPTEALTPAVDAAIDAMSEPMVSHDCVAFYLLSQEVARDVTVVQSGQGADEVFAGYSWYSPLDAVPRDQAVDAYLRVFADRAHGDLAAIIAADHLIEGDASRHFVAEHFDHPGAETTVDAALRIDSTIMLVDDPVKRVDNMTMAAGLEARTPFLDHELVELAAACPPEYKLASGGKGVLKDISRTLLPDEVIDRPKGYFPVPAIRHLSGPILERVAAALHDPAARERGLYRPEWVAAALDAPNDLRTNLGANSLWQVGLLEMWLQAHGI
- a CDS encoding carboxylate--amine ligase/circularly permuted type 2 ATP-grasp protein translates to MSDTPIPAVGVEEEFHILDLVTRALVPRAGEILEVLPTGRFTSELLKSVVETNSAPTRDLAALRADLVDLRRELAAAAEPLGLGPVAAGTVPIVDPDRLEVSRDPRYLQMTEEYQILAREQVICGAHVHVDVGDRDIAMAVIARVGPWLPLFLALSASSPFWLGADSGYASMRTMVWQRWPTAGVTGRFETAAEYDQLVADLVKSGVISDLGMVYFDIRPSAHLPTVELRVCDACPDVDTVVLIAGLFRGLVSHSVAAIEAGAATALPRAELLRAATWRAARSGLEGDLVEPSGGGAGPVPAEDLLGRLLAEIRPQLEAAGDWELLTELADQAVQRGSAAAAARRAFLRRGLLTDAADLLLARTRAAEPGPPASTPATGPATSDSTALARAERVAPTLLSGYQGRQDFQPDGYDESLDARGLVRPSYRGVLRALERIGPAALDERAATRRATQTAQGMVFRVAGEQESRPLPIDLVPRIVDAADWAMIGTGLVQRVRALEAFLRDVYADGHAVADGIVPAWAVPASPGLRHWGHAVPAGAIRATVSGIDLVRGGDGRWLVLEDNLRIPSGAAYAVAARWLTRAALPELSVRPGILGLDAVPALLHAALVAAAPAHARGRDSHGVPAVAVLTSGPEDSAYFEHQFLAEQMVVPLVEPHELVVGDGAVRYLDPAGGAPRPVDVLYRRIDDDDLFAALGADGGPLGPPLAAALAAETVSLANAPGNGVADDKVVYAHVNRLIPYYLGEQPVLDDVPTYVCGDPEQLDHVLAHLDELVVKPVDGYGGAGVLIGPRAAPHELTAAREQLLAEPRRWIGQEVVALSTHPTWAAESAESADPSAAGAGASRLEPRAVDLRAFVYQGEQMLVAPAAFSRVAPAGSLVVNSSRGGGCKDTWLLRS